One window of the Leptolyngbya iicbica LK genome contains the following:
- the gloA gene encoding lactoylglutathione lyase, translating into MRMLHTMLRVGNLDESLKFYCDILGMKLLRKKDYPGGEFTLAFVGYGDESDHTVIELTYNWGTDKYDLGDGYGHIALGVDDIYGTCDAIKAQGGNVVREPGPMKHGSTVIAFVQDPDGYKIELIQLGTQGAAQKEAQPAAQAVG; encoded by the coding sequence ATGAGAATGCTGCATACGATGCTCCGCGTTGGCAATCTCGACGAATCGCTCAAGTTTTACTGCGACATTTTAGGCATGAAGCTCCTGCGGAAAAAAGACTATCCCGGCGGTGAATTCACCCTGGCCTTTGTCGGCTACGGCGACGAATCTGACCACACCGTGATCGAATTGACCTATAACTGGGGCACCGACAAATATGACCTGGGCGACGGGTACGGCCACATCGCCCTCGGCGTCGATGACATTTACGGCACCTGCGACGCTATCAAAGCTCAAGGCGGCAACGTGGTGCGCGAACCTGGCCCGATGAAGCACGGTTCCACCGTGATCGCGTTTGTGCAAGACCCTGATGGCTACAAAATTGAATTGATTCAACTGGGTACTCAGGGTGCCGCGCAAAAAGAAGCTCAACCCGCAGCCCAAGCAGTGGGGTAG
- the clpB gene encoding ATP-dependent chaperone ClpB: MQPTDPDKFTTKAWDAIVEAQTVARRYNHQYLEAEHVIIALLEQKDGLGNTVLQKASLDPELLLKELDTFAKRQARVRVSADSNLYLGKSLDRMLDQSEAARLDMSDKFISVEHLLLGFAEDERIGRRLLRGFEVGTAELTTAIKTIRGGQKVTDQDPENRYQALEKFGRDLTELAREGHLDPVIGRDEEIRRVIQVLSRRTKNNPVLIGEPGVGKTAIAEGLAQRILNGDVPESLKNRQLISLDIGALIAGAKYRGEFEDRLRSVLREVTESDGQIVLFIDELHTVVGAGAGQGTMDAGNLLKPMLARGELRCIGATTLDEYRKHIEKDAALERRFQQVYVEQPTADDTISILRGLKERYEVHHGVKIADSALVAAAVMSDRYISDRFLPDKAIDLVDEAAAKLKMEITSKPEELEVIDRRLMQLQMEQLSLESEDASSGAAYRTAQERLARIKEEITDLSERQAQFSGQWQTEKQTLEAINALKEEEEHLRLQVDQAERAYDLNKAAQLKYGKLEAVQRELEAKEAHLLEIQAQGKTLLREQVLEADIAEIVAKWTGIPVNRLMESERQKLLRLEGHLHERVIGQEEAVAAVAAAIRRARAGMNDPGRPLGSFLFMGPTGVGKTELARALAAFMFDMEEALIRIDMSEYMEKHAVARLVGAPPGYVGYEEGGQLSEAVRRHPYSVVLLDEVEKAHPDVFNILLQVLDDGRITDAQGHHVDFSNTIVIMTSNIGSDHILEVAGDDNRYDEMRELVLKALRSHFRPEFLNRVDDLILFHPLLQEQLRSIVSIQVRRIEKRLVDQKLSLSLSKPAIDHIAKVGYDPVYGARPLKRAIQKELENPIATKILEEAFPEGSTIQVALQSGKLAFSCKQDKAAIAPEPEDEPLPVEA, from the coding sequence ATGCAGCCCACCGATCCGGATAAATTTACGACCAAAGCTTGGGATGCGATCGTCGAAGCCCAAACGGTGGCTCGCCGCTACAACCATCAATATCTCGAAGCCGAACACGTCATCATTGCGCTGCTAGAGCAAAAAGATGGCTTGGGCAATACGGTATTGCAAAAGGCCAGCCTCGATCCGGAACTGCTGCTGAAAGAGTTGGACACCTTTGCCAAGCGGCAGGCACGGGTGCGGGTCTCTGCCGATAGCAATTTGTACCTGGGCAAAAGTCTCGATCGCATGCTCGATCAATCCGAAGCGGCGCGACTCGACATGAGCGACAAGTTCATCTCGGTGGAGCACCTGCTGTTGGGCTTTGCGGAGGATGAGCGTATTGGTCGCCGCCTGCTGCGCGGGTTTGAGGTCGGCACTGCTGAGTTGACCACCGCGATTAAAACCATTCGCGGCGGTCAAAAAGTGACCGATCAAGATCCTGAGAATCGGTATCAAGCGCTGGAGAAGTTTGGCCGTGACCTGACTGAGTTAGCGCGGGAGGGGCATCTCGATCCGGTGATTGGGCGAGATGAAGAAATTCGCCGGGTGATCCAAGTGCTGTCGCGCCGCACCAAAAATAATCCCGTGCTGATTGGTGAACCGGGGGTGGGGAAGACGGCGATCGCCGAAGGACTGGCCCAGCGCATTCTCAATGGTGACGTGCCGGAATCGCTGAAAAACCGCCAGCTCATCTCCCTCGACATCGGGGCGCTGATTGCCGGGGCCAAATATCGCGGCGAATTTGAAGATCGCCTGCGATCGGTGCTGCGGGAAGTGACCGAGTCCGATGGGCAAATTGTGCTGTTTATCGACGAACTGCACACCGTCGTCGGGGCCGGAGCCGGACAGGGCACGATGGATGCGGGCAATCTGCTGAAGCCGATGCTAGCGCGGGGCGAACTCCGCTGCATTGGCGCGACGACCCTGGATGAGTATCGCAAGCACATCGAAAAAGATGCGGCTTTGGAACGGCGGTTCCAACAAGTGTATGTGGAACAGCCCACCGCCGACGACACCATTTCTATCCTGCGGGGACTGAAGGAACGCTACGAAGTCCACCACGGGGTGAAAATTGCGGACTCCGCGCTGGTGGCCGCAGCGGTGATGTCCGATCGCTACATCAGCGATCGCTTTTTGCCGGATAAAGCGATCGACCTGGTGGATGAAGCCGCCGCCAAGCTCAAGATGGAAATCACCTCCAAGCCGGAAGAGTTGGAAGTGATCGATCGCCGCCTCATGCAGCTCCAAATGGAGCAACTGTCCCTGGAAAGCGAAGACGCCTCTTCCGGCGCGGCCTATCGCACTGCCCAGGAACGACTGGCCCGCATTAAAGAAGAAATCACCGACCTATCCGAGCGGCAAGCGCAATTCAGCGGTCAGTGGCAAACGGAAAAGCAAACCCTGGAAGCCATCAACGCCCTGAAGGAAGAAGAAGAACATCTGCGCCTCCAGGTGGATCAGGCCGAGCGCGCCTACGACCTGAACAAAGCGGCTCAGCTCAAGTACGGCAAGCTGGAAGCGGTGCAGCGGGAACTGGAGGCGAAGGAAGCCCACCTGCTGGAAATTCAGGCCCAGGGCAAAACGTTGCTGCGGGAACAAGTGCTGGAAGCGGACATTGCCGAAATTGTCGCCAAGTGGACGGGCATTCCCGTTAACCGTTTGATGGAGTCGGAGCGGCAAAAGCTACTGCGGCTCGAAGGCCACCTGCATGAGCGGGTGATCGGTCAAGAAGAAGCTGTGGCTGCCGTCGCCGCCGCCATTCGGCGGGCGCGGGCGGGCATGAATGACCCCGGTCGGCCCCTCGGCTCCTTCCTCTTTATGGGACCAACGGGCGTCGGCAAAACGGAACTGGCCCGCGCCCTCGCTGCCTTCATGTTCGACATGGAAGAGGCGCTGATCCGCATCGACATGTCGGAGTATATGGAAAAGCATGCCGTGGCGCGGCTCGTCGGGGCTCCTCCCGGCTATGTCGGCTACGAAGAGGGCGGTCAACTTTCCGAGGCCGTGCGGCGTCACCCCTATTCCGTCGTGTTGCTCGACGAAGTGGAAAAAGCGCACCCCGATGTGTTCAATATTTTGCTGCAAGTGCTGGATGATGGCCGCATCACCGATGCCCAGGGCCATCATGTCGATTTCAGCAACACCATTGTGATCATGACCAGCAACATCGGCAGCGATCACATTCTCGAAGTGGCGGGCGATGACAACCGCTATGACGAAATGCGAGAGCTGGTGCTGAAGGCGCTGCGCAGTCATTTCCGCCCGGAGTTCCTGAACCGGGTGGACGATCTGATCCTGTTCCATCCCCTCTTGCAAGAGCAACTGCGCTCCATCGTGTCGATTCAGGTGCGGCGCATCGAAAAGCGGTTGGTGGATCAAAAGCTGTCGCTGTCGCTGTCTAAACCCGCGATCGACCACATTGCCAAGGTCGGCTACGACCCGGTGTACGGGGCTCGTCCTCTGAAGCGGGCGATCCAAAAAGAGCTGGAAAATCCCATTGCTACCAAGATTTTGGAAGAAGCGTTCCCGGAAGGCAGCACGATTCAGGTGGCGCTCCAGAGCGGCAAGCTGGCCTTTAGTTGCAAGCAAGACAAGGCGGCGATCGCCCCCGAACCCGAAGACGAACCTCTGCCCGTGGAAGCCTGA
- a CDS encoding DUF433 domain-containing protein yields MPTVKRLDTRNLPAYSYKDAEKYLHIPHDTLRSWVRGRYYQTKQGKRFSEPVIELPDPDSSALSFTNLIEAHVLRAIRIVHNVELKQIRIALSYISDELDYAHPLTRQDFLSTDGKSIYVKHLGRMLDASKQGQIAISETLEVYLTRIEVDEQGIANKLFPFPHAQGHKNDPKVVMIDPNISFGRPVIVGTGIPIEVLADRYKAGESVDLLAEDYRCDRHLIQSALAFELEDDDNAA; encoded by the coding sequence ATGCCCACGGTCAAGCGTTTAGATACTCGCAACTTACCGGCCTATTCGTATAAGGATGCTGAGAAGTATCTGCATATTCCCCATGACACGTTGCGATCTTGGGTGAGGGGACGATATTACCAAACGAAGCAGGGTAAGCGATTCTCAGAACCTGTGATCGAGCTGCCCGATCCCGACAGCAGTGCTTTATCGTTCACAAATTTGATTGAGGCGCATGTGCTTCGAGCCATTCGTATTGTTCACAACGTAGAGCTCAAGCAGATCCGTATTGCTTTGAGTTACATCAGTGATGAACTGGACTATGCCCATCCTTTAACGAGACAGGACTTTTTGAGTACGGATGGCAAGTCGATTTATGTGAAACATTTGGGTCGCATGTTGGATGCCTCTAAGCAAGGTCAGATCGCGATTAGTGAAACCCTGGAAGTCTACTTAACGCGAATTGAAGTCGATGAGCAGGGCATTGCCAATAAGTTATTTCCGTTTCCCCATGCTCAAGGTCATAAGAATGACCCCAAAGTTGTGATGATTGACCCCAATATCTCATTTGGTCGTCCGGTCATTGTGGGAACGGGTATTCCCATTGAGGTTTTGGCCGATCGCTATAAAGCGGGTGAGTCGGTGGATTTGTTGGCGGAAGATTATCGGTGCGATCGCCACCTCATTCAGTCGGCCCTAGCCTTTGAGCTTGAGGATGACGACAACGCCGCCTAA
- a CDS encoding DUF2267 domain-containing protein gives MAESFSANQRAFYEKVMQRASLPDIYDAKDLTTVVFRTMRDLMTTDTDQATEAAFKDADMAEIWRDDNPIVSFLSRFRPPLEIDSELFLRRIKQEGGVPKNVTPEAVVIAVFSTARESISEEQAAAIGKTLPDGLRVMWEQI, from the coding sequence ATGGCCGAAAGTTTTAGTGCAAACCAGCGGGCCTTTTACGAAAAAGTCATGCAGCGAGCCAGCCTGCCCGATATTTATGACGCCAAGGATCTCACCACGGTGGTCTTTCGGACGATGCGCGACTTGATGACCACCGACACCGACCAAGCGACTGAAGCGGCCTTTAAAGATGCCGACATGGCCGAAATTTGGCGGGACGATAACCCCATCGTGTCGTTTTTAAGTCGGTTTCGTCCGCCGTTAGAAATTGATTCGGAATTGTTTCTCCGGCGCATCAAGCAAGAAGGGGGAGTCCCCAAAAATGTCACCCCTGAAGCGGTGGTGATTGCGGTCTTTTCAACCGCGCGAGAATCTATTTCGGAGGAGCAGGCTGCGGCCATTGGCAAAACTTTGCCCGATGGCCTACGGGTGATGTGGGAGCAGATTTAG
- a CDS encoding CAAX amino protease, with product MIDRFWYVIGYVFALNSEAFRIAASLPQGVQLALLIVLFAGLSRSIGQCAILFFNQVKPLRFFLSLLISAVLFVGGFLALVGSTWLITLLPWSVSLSFSTLVIVLGAAYAPLLFSFLGALPYAGQPILNLLSVWNLLAMVVGFGAVTGLNLPESFGYVGFGWVLLQIIEQTIGRPIAAWARWLADTVAGVDLKTDRDELMEHFRDRVDSSTNELKTEVTSRLNTVKQELQAAVPVSLSDSAASVLPKPAGLGEVVTTATAQPTVTKGAERSHRQLLRTILGVALMLILTLVVLALLKPIRVWWFGWFGQLPTLLRFVLQLTWIGVVAVIVAGLLAPLETLGWWAGWFDDEVNTTENTGDLARPIADAQQIQRYVVYLDGIGISSFEYLPDVETFLDALAPQLPEDVALVRGIMPYSVMNRPLDEDRTLSFFWRYADKLRFANPASILGLIVNIRNILIVGVSADKRYGPLYNQGIAQIVFSGLLKNGYQLGSGTPVTFIGYSGGGQMSCASAPFLKRAIAAPIDVISLGGVMSANNNFLKLEHCHHLKGDKDVVEPLGAIMFPGRWQVFWLSFWNRAKRLGKVTLISMGPVGHNVPGGILDPKVMLADGRSSLQQTIDTINTILKGELASEQAIAPAKPSNYTLYMESPLCQLGYFPLAQSLDPALFQPIGPWLGRLILPKKEARSQVKGTLIELHHAPPEYAHLVGQTLPLRWDVAQPDVQDFVKAVTRDVNFSADAEYNSKFGGLVLPDRINRWRQVDPLESLAAGHPIDDITVMLAAIAVRPDSAGQIALYTPEQPVEVSGRYYALVQFIAPVGADHYRVRHFNRATRRFDGPETVMSNPAVLIAKDYGSYPSTTRQIERSPCNEQGWYVYGTQDAAGQFVVQAWMPRALMRLQPDRVIFGSKATYRHIRQETWAHVAAKKGQISSVLGTPRDNGSSAAIQSAIDDWREGDRALVLHTYGGIGGAKKEPAAATPIFFGHFAFGVAEVIRDPLADELRFDIRYYQVYTQNTDGLVAGTLHWSRYLGHRQLGWLGNRPTCDIVLKLSCFTEGYGVADEVRSPLQRMERFLVSMTARYRIGDGTGATYVGPANNCSQDSNQALFAAIQQIVEVMGDNEAQRRRWEQSHPEQAARFEELRRFGHDLKQALQPLGKPRADWETNAYNLGSTIEDKPLQNLMTGITSWRTLLPRKASDTVARKFLAYGAAAWILRTNQVGGDDPDIEPIAPMTL from the coding sequence ATGATCGATCGCTTTTGGTATGTCATCGGCTATGTGTTTGCCCTCAATAGCGAAGCCTTTCGGATAGCTGCGTCATTACCGCAGGGCGTGCAGTTAGCCTTGCTCATCGTCTTGTTTGCCGGGTTATCGCGCAGCATTGGTCAGTGCGCCATTCTCTTTTTTAACCAGGTCAAGCCGCTGCGATTTTTCCTCAGTTTGCTGATCAGTGCGGTGTTATTTGTGGGCGGTTTTTTGGCGCTGGTCGGCTCCACCTGGTTGATCACGCTGCTGCCCTGGTCGGTGTCGTTGTCCTTTAGCACGTTGGTGATTGTGCTGGGGGCGGCTTATGCGCCCTTGCTGTTCAGCTTTTTAGGAGCCTTACCCTACGCCGGGCAACCCATTCTCAACCTGCTCTCAGTTTGGAACCTGTTGGCGATGGTCGTGGGATTTGGCGCCGTCACGGGGTTAAATCTGCCCGAATCGTTTGGCTACGTTGGCTTTGGCTGGGTGCTGCTGCAAATTATTGAGCAAACGATTGGCCGTCCCATCGCCGCCTGGGCACGCTGGCTAGCGGATACGGTGGCGGGGGTTGATCTGAAAACGGATCGTGACGAGCTGATGGAGCATTTTCGCGATCGCGTGGACAGCTCGACCAATGAACTCAAAACCGAAGTCACATCGCGTCTCAACACCGTCAAACAAGAACTGCAAGCGGCGGTACCCGTATCTCTAAGTGATTCAGCGGCGTCAGTATTGCCCAAGCCAGCCGGACTGGGCGAAGTTGTCACGACGGCCACAGCGCAACCCACCGTGACCAAAGGGGCCGAACGCAGCCATCGACAACTCTTGCGCACCATCCTCGGGGTGGCGCTGATGTTGATTCTGACCCTGGTGGTTTTGGCGCTCTTAAAACCGATTCGGGTCTGGTGGTTTGGCTGGTTTGGGCAACTGCCGACCCTGCTCCGATTTGTGCTGCAACTCACGTGGATTGGCGTAGTCGCCGTAATTGTGGCGGGACTATTGGCCCCGTTAGAAACCCTCGGCTGGTGGGCGGGTTGGTTTGACGACGAGGTCAATACCACTGAGAATACGGGAGATTTGGCGCGACCTATAGCAGATGCCCAGCAGATTCAGCGCTATGTGGTCTATTTAGACGGCATTGGCATTTCCAGTTTTGAATATTTACCCGATGTCGAAACCTTTTTAGATGCGTTAGCCCCGCAACTACCTGAGGATGTGGCGCTGGTGCGCGGCATCATGCCCTATTCGGTGATGAATCGGCCGCTGGATGAAGATCGCACCTTATCCTTTTTTTGGCGCTATGCGGACAAGTTGCGGTTCGCCAACCCCGCCAGCATCCTCGGCCTAATTGTGAATATCCGCAATATCTTGATTGTCGGAGTCTCCGCCGATAAGCGCTACGGCCCGTTGTATAACCAGGGCATCGCGCAAATTGTCTTCAGCGGTCTGCTGAAAAATGGCTATCAACTGGGCAGCGGCACTCCGGTCACCTTTATCGGCTATAGCGGCGGCGGCCAAATGTCTTGCGCCAGTGCGCCCTTTCTCAAGCGGGCGATCGCCGCTCCCATTGACGTCATTTCCCTCGGTGGTGTGATGAGTGCCAACAACAATTTTTTAAAGCTGGAGCATTGCCATCACCTCAAGGGCGACAAAGACGTGGTGGAACCGCTAGGAGCCATCATGTTTCCCGGTCGGTGGCAGGTCTTTTGGCTCTCGTTTTGGAATCGGGCCAAACGGCTGGGCAAGGTTACGCTGATTTCCATGGGGCCTGTGGGGCATAACGTCCCTGGCGGCATTCTCGACCCCAAGGTGATGCTGGCCGATGGCCGCAGCTCACTCCAGCAAACAATTGACACCATCAACACCATCCTGAAAGGCGAATTGGCGAGTGAGCAGGCGATCGCCCCGGCCAAACCGAGCAACTACACCCTGTATATGGAATCGCCCTTGTGTCAGCTTGGCTACTTTCCCCTTGCCCAGTCCCTCGATCCAGCATTATTCCAACCGATTGGCCCGTGGCTAGGGCGCTTAATTTTGCCGAAAAAAGAGGCGCGATCGCAGGTCAAAGGCACCCTCATCGAACTGCACCATGCGCCGCCGGAATATGCCCATTTAGTGGGTCAAACCTTGCCCCTACGATGGGATGTGGCCCAGCCCGACGTGCAGGACTTTGTCAAAGCCGTCACGCGGGATGTGAACTTTAGCGCCGATGCGGAATACAACAGCAAATTTGGCGGCCTGGTGTTGCCTGATCGCATCAATCGCTGGCGACAGGTCGATCCGCTAGAATCCCTCGCGGCGGGCCATCCGATCGACGATATTACCGTCATGCTGGCAGCGATCGCCGTGCGCCCTGACTCCGCCGGGCAGATAGCTCTCTACACACCCGAGCAACCCGTCGAAGTCAGCGGTCGCTATTACGCCCTGGTGCAGTTCATCGCGCCCGTGGGCGCCGACCATTATCGAGTGCGCCATTTTAACCGGGCCACGCGCCGCTTTGATGGCCCTGAAACCGTGATGAGCAACCCCGCTGTGCTGATCGCCAAAGACTACGGCAGTTACCCTTCCACCACCCGCCAAATCGAACGATCGCCCTGCAATGAACAGGGGTGGTACGTCTACGGCACGCAGGATGCAGCGGGGCAATTTGTCGTGCAGGCGTGGATGCCACGAGCCCTCATGCGCTTGCAACCCGATCGCGTCATCTTCGGCAGCAAAGCCACCTATCGACACATTCGGCAAGAAACGTGGGCTCACGTCGCGGCGAAAAAAGGGCAGATTTCCTCCGTGTTGGGCACCCCGCGAGACAACGGCTCCTCGGCGGCTATCCAGTCAGCGATTGACGATTGGCGAGAGGGCGATCGCGCCCTGGTGCTGCATACCTATGGCGGCATCGGCGGCGCGAAAAAAGAACCCGCCGCCGCCACCCCGATTTTCTTTGGTCACTTTGCCTTTGGCGTCGCTGAGGTCATCCGCGACCCATTGGCCGATGAACTGCGGTTCGATATTCGCTATTACCAGGTCTACACCCAAAACACTGACGGGCTCGTGGCAGGCACCCTGCACTGGTCGCGCTACCTGGGCCATCGCCAACTGGGCTGGCTGGGCAATCGCCCCACCTGTGACATCGTCCTCAAGCTGTCCTGCTTTACCGAAGGTTACGGCGTGGCCGATGAAGTGCGATCGCCCCTACAACGCATGGAGAGGTTTTTAGTTTCCATGACGGCCCGCTATCGCATCGGTGACGGTACGGGGGCCACCTACGTTGGCCCCGCCAATAACTGTTCCCAAGATTCCAACCAAGCTCTGTTTGCCGCCATTCAGCAGATTGTGGAAGTCATGGGCGACAACGAAGCCCAACGACGTCGTTGGGAGCAAAGCCACCCTGAGCAGGCGGCGCGATTCGAAGAACTCCGGCGCTTTGGGCATGACCTGAAACAAGCGTTGCAACCCTTGGGCAAACCCCGCGCCGACTGGGAAACCAACGCCTATAACCTGGGCAGCACGATTGAAGACAAACCCTTGCAGAACCTGATGACGGGCATCACCAGTTGGCGCACCCTGCTCCCCCGCAAAGCCAGCGACACCGTGGCCCGCAAATTTCTTGCCTATGGTGCCGCCGCCTGGATTTTGCGCACCAACCAAGTCGGCGGCGATGACCCCGACATCGAACCGATCGCCCCGATGACCCTCTAA
- a CDS encoding DUF3153 domain-containing protein codes for MPVTIAGLDRLMMRGFKLLGRLAIFGCLLLLTGCLQYDLNIQFDSQTHGQLVQQLHWRGAEVLTNPDWSQRLTELRDRTAAVDGTIRFVDEQTLTITIPFNNGAELEQKFNDFFNPETITSGLFNLPSGEAITAHLALRQNNWFGVIFNHVDIQFDLTSVPDLTATRLPLLQQQQLLIGNVMLTAPWVRLPTGELTAAEQWALVPGQVNTLTADFWVPSYIGIGAAAIALFVLIGYGLKYWLRLG; via the coding sequence ATGCCTGTGACCATTGCGGGGCTGGATAGATTGATGATGCGCGGCTTCAAACTCCTTGGGCGGCTAGCCATATTTGGCTGCCTGTTGCTGCTGACAGGATGTCTGCAATACGACCTCAATATTCAGTTTGACAGTCAAACCCACGGCCAATTGGTGCAGCAACTCCACTGGCGCGGGGCTGAGGTGCTCACCAATCCTGACTGGTCGCAGCGATTGACTGAATTGCGCGATCGCACCGCCGCCGTTGATGGCACAATTCGATTTGTGGATGAACAAACCCTCACCATCACCATTCCCTTCAACAATGGTGCCGAGCTAGAGCAAAAATTCAACGACTTCTTCAACCCCGAAACGATTACCAGCGGATTATTCAACTTGCCTAGTGGCGAAGCCATCACTGCGCACTTGGCGTTGCGACAAAACAACTGGTTTGGGGTGATTTTCAACCATGTGGATATTCAATTTGACCTCACCAGCGTGCCTGACCTGACGGCGACGCGGCTGCCGCTATTGCAGCAACAGCAATTACTCATCGGCAACGTGATGTTGACGGCCCCTTGGGTGCGGCTCCCGACTGGCGAGCTGACCGCTGCCGAACAGTGGGCGCTAGTTCCCGGCCAAGTCAACACCCTCACCGCCGACTTTTGGGTACCTAGTTACATTGGCATCGGCGCGGCCGCGATCGCGCTCTTCGTGCTCATTGGCTACGGCCTCAAATACTGGCTCCGCCTTGGCTAA